One Fusobacterium nucleatum genomic window carries:
- a CDS encoding histidinol-phosphatase HisJ family protein: protein MFDQHVHSSFSFDSNENLENYINVCNENDIITTEHLDFENPIINYEDSSIDYLKYIEEIESLNAKYLNKFFSGIEIGYTPNSEKRIEDFLKDKKFNLKLLSIHQNGIYDYMCVNKKIISLDALIKEYFEQMIQALESSIKFNVLAHFEYGLRMIDISIIEFDNLASVFLNKLIELIVKKEIAFEVNTKSMYKYKKENLYNYMIEKYIKKGGRLFTLGSDAHNIREYAYKFDEAKKFLLSKNIKEIILFKDKVIMQKLLV, encoded by the coding sequence ATGTTTGACCAACATGTACATTCAAGCTTTTCTTTTGATTCAAATGAGAATTTAGAAAATTATATAAATGTTTGTAATGAAAATGATATAATAACAACTGAACATTTAGATTTTGAAAATCCTATAATTAATTATGAAGATAGTTCAATTGACTATTTAAAGTATATTGAAGAAATAGAGAGCTTAAATGCAAAATATTTAAATAAATTTTTTTCAGGAATAGAAATTGGATATACTCCAAACTCTGAAAAAAGAATAGAAGACTTTTTAAAAGATAAAAAATTTAATTTAAAACTCTTATCTATTCATCAAAATGGAATTTATGATTATATGTGTGTCAATAAAAAAATAATAAGTCTGGATGCTTTAATTAAAGAGTACTTTGAACAGATGATACAAGCATTGGAAAGTTCAATAAAATTTAATGTTTTAGCACATTTTGAATATGGTTTAAGAATGATAGATATTTCCATTATAGAATTTGATAATTTAGCAAGTGTATTTTTAAATAAGCTCATTGAGCTTATAGTTAAAAAGGAAATAGCATTTGAAGTAAATACCAAAAGTATGTATAAATATAAAAAAGAAAATTTATATAACTATATGATAGAAAAATATATTAAAAAAGGTGGAAGACTTTTTACTTTAGGTTCAGATGCACACAATATTAGAGAATATGCTTATAAATTTGATGAGGCAAAAAAATTTTTATTAAGTAAAAACATAAAAGAAATTATTTTGTTTAAAGATAAAGTTATAATGCAAAAACTTTTGGTATAA
- a CDS encoding aspartate/glutamate racemase family protein, with translation MNNPIAVFDAGLGSYAIVEAIKKAYPQQDIIYFADRKSFPYGAKTTEELKNIIENSIDFLLKKGASFIVLASNAPSITVLDKIKKRDKVIGIYPPLKDVINDKKKNTLIIGAKVMIESSELQEYIKKEVGDFYKQFHVENASPLIQLIESGDFINNVEETESIIKNFIDNCENEFGKLDSITLSSTHLPWLSSYFKKIIPQAKLYDPADSLVKAIKPYITTGEGKVHSIISESEKYPAEDFLKILDILKIKLDYEII, from the coding sequence ATGAATAATCCTATTGCTGTTTTTGATGCTGGACTTGGTAGTTATGCCATTGTTGAAGCTATAAAAAAAGCTTATCCACAACAAGATATTATTTATTTTGCTGACAGAAAAAGTTTTCCTTATGGTGCAAAGACAACTGAAGAATTAAAAAATATTATTGAAAATTCTATTGATTTTCTTTTAAAGAAAGGTGCTAGTTTTATTGTACTTGCTTCAAATGCTCCAAGTATAACTGTTCTTGATAAAATAAAAAAGAGGGATAAAGTTATTGGAATATATCCTCCACTTAAAGATGTTATAAATGATAAAAAGAAAAATACTCTTATCATTGGTGCTAAAGTAATGATTGAAAGTTCTGAATTACAAGAATATATAAAAAAAGAAGTTGGAGATTTTTATAAACAATTTCATGTAGAAAATGCTTCTCCTTTAATTCAACTTATTGAAAGTGGAGATTTTATAAATAATGTAGAAGAAACAGAAAGTATTATAAAAAATTTTATTGATAATTGTGAGAATGAATTTGGTAAATTGGATTCAATAACTCTTAGTAGTACTCATTTACCTTGGCTTTCTTCTTATTTTAAAAAAATTATTCCACAGGCTAAACTATATGATCCAGCTGATAGTTTAGTAAAAGCAATAAAACCTTATATTACTACTGGAGAAGGAAAGGTCCATTCAATAATATCAGAATCTGAAAAATATCCAGCTGAAGATTTTTTAAAAATTTTAGATATTCTAAAAATTAAACTTGATTATGAAATTATATAG
- the rplS gene encoding 50S ribosomal protein L19: MKEKLIELVEKEYLRSDIPQFKAGDTIGVYYKVKEGNKERVQLFEGVVIRVNGGGVAKTFTVRKVTAGIGVERIIPVNSPNIDRIEVLKVGRVRRSKLYYLRGLSAKKARIKEIVK; the protein is encoded by the coding sequence ATGAAAGAAAAATTAATTGAATTAGTTGAAAAAGAATATCTAAGAAGTGATATTCCACAATTCAAAGCTGGGGATACTATTGGAGTGTACTACAAAGTAAAAGAAGGAAACAAAGAAAGAGTTCAATTATTTGAAGGAGTTGTAATCAGAGTAAATGGTGGAGGAGTTGCAAAAACTTTCACTGTAAGAAAAGTTACAGCAGGAATTGGAGTAGAAAGAATAATCCCTGTTAATTCTCCAAATATTGACAGAATTGAAGTTCTAAAAGTTGGTAGAGTAAGAAGATCTAAACTTTACTACTTAAGAGGATTATCTGCTAAGAAAGCAAGAATCAAAGAAATAGTAAAATAA
- the pyrE gene encoding orotate phosphoribosyltransferase, which translates to MLDREIINALLDIKAVELRVDKENWFTWASGIKSPIYCDNRLTMSYPKIRKQIAEGFVKKIKELYTNVDYIVGTATAGIPHAAWISDIMDLPMLYVRGSAKDHGKTNQIEGKYEKGKKVVVIEDLISTGKSSVLAAQALQEEGLEVLGVIAIFSYNLNKAKEKFDEAKIPFSTLTNYDVLLELAKETGLIGDKENQILVDWRNNL; encoded by the coding sequence ATGTTAGATAGAGAAATAATAAATGCATTGTTAGATATCAAAGCTGTTGAATTAAGAGTGGATAAAGAAAATTGGTTTACTTGGGCATCTGGAATAAAATCACCAATATACTGTGATAATAGACTTACTATGTCTTATCCTAAAATAAGAAAGCAAATTGCAGAAGGTTTTGTTAAAAAGATTAAAGAACTATATACTAATGTTGATTATATAGTTGGAACAGCTACTGCTGGTATTCCACATGCTGCTTGGATAAGTGATATTATGGATTTACCTATGCTATATGTTAGAGGTTCTGCTAAAGACCATGGAAAGACTAATCAAATAGAAGGTAAATATGAAAAAGGTAAAAAAGTAGTAGTAATAGAAGATTTAATTTCAACTGGAAAATCTTCTGTTTTAGCAGCACAAGCTTTACAAGAAGAAGGATTAGAAGTTTTAGGAGTAATTGCAATATTTAGTTATAACTTAAATAAAGCAAAAGAAAAATTTGATGAAGCTAAAATACCTTTCTCAACTCTTACAAACTATGATGTGTTGTTAGAACTTGCAAAAGAAACAGGGCTTATTGGAGATAAAGAAAATCAAATTTTAGTTGATTGGAGAAACAATCTATAA